A region from the Aegilops tauschii subsp. strangulata cultivar AL8/78 chromosome 5, Aet v6.0, whole genome shotgun sequence genome encodes:
- the LOC109759856 gene encoding uncharacterized protein produces MPPRRRGASGYRGIRLRPNCGYYSELRSGDLRLGLDTYGTARKAARAYDAAAWRLGRPRGQMNFQDVYTLQQALDVAPASRLNTAQDRAEHAERQRRLLVAQEDERVMAEWRRRHPEDVAYEQVYWARRREEDTRRRREERLDRRRRKALTNAQSDIVAAGGRSIFTADDDCWLDIWLDTSDDTGEDDNGDDGSDLE; encoded by the coding sequence atgccgccgcgccgccgaggAGCGTCGGGCTACCGCGGCATCCGCCTGCGCCCCAACTGCGGGTACTACTCCGAGCTACGCTCCGGCGATCTCCGGCTCGGCCTCGACACCTACGGGACGGCGCGcaaggccgcccgcgcgtacgacgcggcggcgtggcgcctagGCAGGCCGCGCGGGCAGATGAATTTCCAGGACGTCTACACGCTCCAGCAGGCGCTGGACGTCGCCCCGGCGTCTCGTCTTAACACGGCACAAGACCGTGCGGAGCACGCTGAgcggcagcgccgcctcctcgtcgcccaGGAGGACGAGCGGGTCATGGCGGAGTGGCGCCGGCGCCACCCGGAGGACGTCGCCTACGAGCAAGTCTACTGGGCAAGGCGCCGCGAGGAGGACACGCGAAGGCGCCGCGAGGAGCGGTTGGACAGGCGTCGACGGAAGGCATTGACGAATGCGCAGTCCGATATCGTTGCAGCAGGTGGGAGGTCGATCTTCACGGCAGACGATGATTGTTGGTTGGACATATGGCTCGATACCTCGGACGACACCGGCGAGGATGATAATGGTGATGATGGTAGCGACTTGGAGTAG